The Coprothermobacter sp. nucleotide sequence TGTCAGGGTGGTTCCGTGTGCTGCATGTATCGGTTCCATGTTTTTCCTCCAGTCAAACTGCGTTGCTGCAAATCAGGGCTCGTACCGCGTTGATGTCTTCGACGAACATGCGGTCGCCATTCATGGGCGGAACGCATGTTCTGAGCTGTGCGAAGAGCTTGCTGGTGGCTTGGCCGAGCTTGTCTTCGCCGCCAAGGATGTCGACAGCCTGATAGGCGGCCAGCAGTTCAATGGCGACCACGGTTGCCGCGTTGTCTGCAATGGAGCGGGCTTTACGCGCAGCGATGGTACCCATGCTCACGTGATCCTCCTGGTCGGCGGATACCGGAATGCTGTCCACGGAAGCGGGATGTGCCAGTACCTTGTTCTCGGAGACCAGGGCGGCCTGAGTGTACTGGGCGATCATGAGGCCGGAGTTGAGGCCGGCATCGCGCGTCAGGAACGCCGGGAGTCCGCGGTTGAGGGCGGGGTTGAGCAGGCGGTTGGTGCGTCGTTCGCTGATGCTTGCCAGCTCTGCCAGCGCAATGCCGAGGTAATCCATGGCCAATGCCACGGGTTCGCCGTGGAAGTTCCCGCCCGACAGGACGTCTCCGTCGGCAGGGAACAGGAGCGGATTGTCTGTGACAGCATTCAGTTCAGTGAGCAGCACATTCTCCACGAAGTCGACGGTATCGGAGACGGCGCCATGGACCTGCGGCATGCAGCGGATGCTGTAGGCGTCCTGAACCTCGTCGCACGTGCCGATGAGCTTGCTGCCTGCAACGTAGCTCAGAATATCCCTGGCAACGGCACCCTGTCCGGCGTGCCGGCGCAGATCGTGGATGCGTTCGTCGAAGGGTTCGAGACGGGCGCGGAGGGCTTCCATGGTCATCGCCGCTGCCAGGTTGGCGGTGCGAAGGAGAGAGCGCGCGTCCGAGAAGACGAGGGCGGCGACGCCGGTCATGACGGCGGTGCCGTTGATGAGGGCCAGGCCTTCCTTGGCTTCCAGGACAACCGGCTTGGCACCGATGGCATCAAGGATTGCCTGACCCTGGAGGATTTCGCCGTGCACTTTTGCCGTTCCCCTGCCAATGAGCACGAGCGCCAGTGAGGCAAGAGGAGCCAGGTCGCCCGAGGCCCCTAGCGATCCCTGGCTGGGGATCATCGGGTATACGTGCTTGT carries:
- the hutH gene encoding histidine ammonia-lyase — protein: MNIHLTGSSLTSSEVVRVARQGAVVELGKEAVEQINAASSFVRQIVRGEAPVYGINTGFGSLCNARISPLDLGKLQENLILSHAVGVGRCFNEDEARATILVRANTLASGHSGVRFEVEQLLLDLLNKHVYPMIPSQGSLGASGDLAPLASLALVLIGRGTAKVHGEILQGQAILDAIGAKPVVLEAKEGLALINGTAVMTGVAALVFSDARSLLRTANLAAAMTMEALRARLEPFDERIHDLRRHAGQGAVARDILSYVAGSKLIGTCDEVQDAYSIRCMPQVHGAVSDTVDFVENVLLTELNAVTDNPLLFPADGDVLSGGNFHGEPVALAMDYLGIALAELASISERRTNRLLNPALNRGLPAFLTRDAGLNSGLMIAQYTQAALVSENKVLAHPASVDSIPVSADQEDHVSMGTIAARKARSIADNAATVVAIELLAAYQAVDILGGEDKLGQATSKLFAQLRTCVPPMNGDRMFVEDINAVRALICSNAV